One window of the Zygotorulaspora mrakii chromosome 6, complete sequence genome contains the following:
- the ADY4 gene encoding Ady4p (similar to Saccharomyces cerevisiae ADY4 (YLR227C); ancestral locus Anc_8.427), protein MIDNDDTELLLKNSEYFNLIKHFELEVGLLTNQFKISYIYQEQLYQGILNLMCCFCPLKLWKPLLDRETSNFSRLQIERLLFKQLIKYPELDFDMDAKFLAKSLAKTQAVSEKVSIAHKISFMVRSKGILSFMLYFDGRNMESFEGFRWCLQLLYHIERYAIDIQDIRSLLEDCQRIFSILCAKSLINRIIERGQFFPNEQSLLSKSNEGDVLQGLLFTIMECTEPSMIISETQLELFVLSKFFEVLGDIESCMAVLNGFLIECIYNDGPYNLALRLQRSSLNEMIRKYIFGTTMTVEGDPTVMHQSGKIIEAIILYGGIHIDILRFFHAVYGFYRSSFMDAVDYIPESVLTRECISMVDNIIKEWDGITSQCDPKTVQLPQVLLRTTEGSIVMVEEVLEESLNEHRHEITSLLSSIKLRTKRRLLGETQVQNNYSIYLRKLGVDWVTLWEQSYLDNNDDLPADLLQLASDIKQWSFGFPIS, encoded by the exons ATGATTGATAATG ACGATACGGAATTACTACTAAAGAACTCAGAATATTTCAATCTAATCaaacattttgaattgGAGGTTGGTTTGCTAACCAaccaattcaaaatatcatatatatatcaaGAGCAACTCTATCAAGGTATTCTCAATTTAATGTGCTGTTTTTGTCCCCTTAAACTATGGAAACCTCTGCTTGATCGCGAAACAAGCAACTTCTCAAGATTACAAATCGAACGCTTACTTTTTAAGCAACTCATTAAGTATCCGGAGCTTGATTTCGATATGGATGCCAAATTTTTAGCAAAGTCACTTGCTAAAACTCAGGCTGTGAGCGAAAAAGTGTCAATTGCTCATAAGATATCCTTCATGGTTAGGAGTAAAGGAATACTTTCGTTTATGCTATATTTTGACGGTAGAAATATGGAATCTTTCGAAGGTTTTCGCTGGTGCTTACAGCTCCTTTATcatattgaaagatatgCGATAGATATACAGGATATTCGGTCTCTTCTTGAAGATTGTCAAAGGATTTTCTCGATATTATGCGCTAAATCCTTAATTAATCGAATCATAGAGCGTGggcaattttttccaaatgaGCAGTCCCTTCTGTCAAAGTCAAATGAAGGAGATGTTTTGCAAGGGTTACTTTTCACGATTATGGAATGCACTGAACCTTCGATGATAATTTCAGAGACTCAATTAGAACTTTTTGTACTAAGCAAGTTCTTTGAAGTATTGGGGGATATTGAATCCTGCATGGCTGTTCTAAATGGATTTTTGATCGAATGTATTTATAACGATGGGCCATATAACCTCGCTTTGCGACTTCAGAGAAGCAGTCTCAATGAGATGATTCGAAAGTATATTTTTGGAACAACAATGACTGTTGAAGGTGATCCTACAGTAATGCATCAATCCGGTAAAATTATTGAGGCTATTATTCTCTACGGCGGTATacatattgatattttgagattttttcatgcaGTTTATGGTTTTTACAGATCGTCTTTTATGGATGCTGTTGATTACATTCCGGAATCTGTTTTGACTAGAGAATGTATTTCAATGGTTGATAATATTATTAAAGAATGGGATGGAATCACATCACAGTGTGATCCTAAAACGGTTCAATTGCCGCAAGTTCTCCTCAGAACAACCGAAGGTAGCATTGTAATGGTGGAGGAGGTTCTGGAAGAGTCATTGAATGAACATAGACACGAAATCACCTCTCTGTTGAGCTCTATTAAGCTACGAACAAAGCGAAGGCTGCTGGGGGAAACGCAGGTACAAAATAATTATTCGATTTACCTGCGAAAACTGGGAGTCGATTGGGTAACTTTATGGGAGCAATCTTATCTTGATAATAATGACGATCTTCCAGCAGATCTTCTCCAATTGGCCTCCGATATCAAGCAATGGTCTTTTGGTTTTCCAATTTCCTGA
- the SPR28 gene encoding septin SPR28 (similar to Saccharomyces cerevisiae SPR28 (YDR218C); ancestral locus Anc_8.428) — protein MIGSIMKGYRTLNVDEIRKRRNAKKATRLCILLIGESGTGKATFLDNLCGKKIFPTGNDVKASETSYHSLRKTKITVISEKVQLEDNAFSPVVLDIVLFPGCGDHINNSKTPEQIAGYLEAQFSSILSEEVRIKRNLGNRDNRPHVCLYFLTANSRGLRELDIRLMQELGKRTNLLPVISKADLLTEEELKNNKKLIMRDLSAHKINFFDFKDDTVEDNLMEIDHNSSIRKNTEFPSAMYIRDIMPFSIICSEDKTASGSGPTQHIRKHPGGNIIVEDPKNSDFIFLKGILLGSHLEVFKDYTNEVFYESYRTSALTEQQNCMDGIFMSAQKETMDRPVSISNSTRRNAFSVSGDFPKQSPAEVPLKCDGLEEKNNMIAAYRKKIELLEKRLKDGTDI, from the coding sequence ATGATCGGTTCGATTATGAAGGGATATCGCACGCTAAATGTGGATGAAATTAGGAAACGTCGAAATGCAAAGAAGGCCACTAGACTCTGTATTCTTCTTATCGGCGAAAGTGGGACAGGAAAAGCAACATTTTTGGACAATCTCTGTGGCAAGAAGATTTTTCCAACTGGCAATGATGTTAAGGCGTCAGAGACATCGTACCATAGTCTTCGTAAGACCAAAATAACTGTTATAAGTGAAAAAGTCCAGCTTGAAGATAACGCATTTTCACCTGTGGTACTTGATATCGTGTTATTTCCAGGCTGTGGTGATCATATCAATAATTCGAAAACGCCTGAACAAATCGCAGGATACCTCGAAGCCcaattttcatcaattcttAGTGAAGAAGTCCGAATTAAAAGGAATCTCGGGAACAGAGATAATAGACCTCATGTTTGCCTCTACTTCCTTACGGCGAATTCAAGAGGTTTAAGAGAATTAGACATAAGGCTTATGCAGGAACTAGGAAAGAGAACCAACTTGCTCCCAGTCATTTCTAAAGCAGATTTACTTACAGAAGAGGAgctaaaaaataataagaaGCTGATAATGCGGGACTTATCAGCGCATAagattaatttttttgatttcaaagatgatacGGTGGAAGACAACTTGATGGAAATCGATCATAATAGCAGCATCCGCAAAAATACCGAATTTCCATCGGCAATGTATATTAGAGATATAATGCCATTTTCTATTATCTGCAGCGAAGATAAAACTGCATCGGGCTCAGGTCCTACTCAACATATTCGAAAACATCCTGGAGGTAATATAATTGTGGAGGATCCtaaaaattctgatttcatttttttgaaaggCATACTTTTGGGATCTCATTTAGAAGTGTTCAAGGACTATACAAACGAGGTGTTTTATGAAAGCTATCGCACAAGCGCTCTTACAGAGCAGCAGAACTGCATGGATGGAATTTTTATGTCGGCACAGAAGGAAACAATGGATCGACctgtttcaatttcaaattcgaCACGTAGGAATGCATTCAGTGTATCGGGAGACTTTCCAAAACAATCTCCTGCTGAAGTGCCATTAAAGTGCGATGGGCTCGAggaaaagaataatatGATTGCAGcatatagaaaaaaaatcgagCTTTTGGAGAAAAGACTAAAAGATGGCACAGATATATGA
- the BUR2 gene encoding Bur2p (similar to Saccharomyces cerevisiae BUR2 (YLR226W); ancestral locus Anc_8.429), which produces MDVDQTGKQVGTNGNADVSKLEKSTKTPGTLDEIILESRQMSGTPPQGNKAEFKPRILWPDVIKTPVNPWIFSCKEIIEKLGMDPQQTTEMKRSMEKCLIYFYTLKKKLNLFDHTYTASCILFFRYWFIYGLPSSIPECIHISQAILVTACKTMENNRPIDAYVKATCEFLTKDLTTLKSKQNMDKLKWDVRDKLVSNEKRILCSFGFDLNIENPKELIEEMFSGYYRFNRDFDLPEEFKTVFPKILQEARNFIVQAVTQPVSLLCDGYSFVALSLIYCGLQYQKLIDKTFKYPKNFFRDKFPVAVTSKQYEEIFTDYRLIEENFFDLKSNKREKLQISAEEIKNLIEEDINETEEITAALNNPYDYEHIKTGEVRQELLDHISKRIKELYEKTVNDTKKRSLADPQTNSDQLNKKSKV; this is translated from the coding sequence ATGGATGTGGATCAGACGGGCAAACAAGTTGGCACGAATGGTAATGCCGACGTTTcaaagcttgaaaaaagtacGAAAACCCCAGGTACTCTAGATGAAATCATATTGGAATCTCGTCAGATGTCAGGAACTCCCCCTCAGGGTAATAAGGCAGAGTTCAAACCGAGGATCTTGTGGCCTGATGTGATCAAGACACCTGTGAATCCATGGATCTTCAGCTGTAAGGAGATTATAGAGAAGCTTGGGATGGATCCGCAACAAACTACGGAGATGAAACGATCCATGGAAAAGtgtttgatatatttttataccttgaaaaagaaattgaatctttttgatCACACCTATACCGCCTCCTGTATCTTATTCTTCAGATACTGGTTCATATACGGTCTACCGTCCAGCATCCCAGAGTGCATTCATATTTCACAAGCGATTCTAGTCACTGCATGTAAGACCATGGAGAATAATAGACCCATTGATGCATATGTCAAAGCTACTTGCGAGTTTTTGACAAAAGATCTGACAACTTTGAAATCCAAGCAAAACATGGACAAACTCAAATGGGATGTTAGAGATAAACTAGTAAGTAATGAAAAGAGGATTCTTTGCTCTTTTGGATTCGATTTGAATATTGAAAATCCCAAGGAACTCATAGAGGAAATGTTCAGTGGTTATTATAGATTTAATagagattttgatttgccGGAAGAGTTCAAGACCGTCTTCCCGAAGATACTCCAAGAAGCCAGAAATTTCATCGTCCAAGCAGTGACCCAGCCCGTTTCTTTATTATGCGATGGATACTCCTTTGTTGCACTATCGTTAATATACTGTGGATTACAATACCAGAAACTTATTGACAAAACGTTCaaatatccaaaaaatttctttcgTGACAAATTTCCTGTAGCTGTAACTTCAAAACAATACGAAGAGATATTCACAGATTACAGACTCATCGAAGAGAACTTCTTCGACCTTAAAAGTAATAAAAGGGAAAAGCTGCAGATATCTgctgaagaaataaaaaatttaatagAAGAGGATATCAATGAAACTGAAGAAATCACTGCGGCTTTGAATAATCCGTACGATTATGAACATATCAAAACTGGAGAAGTCAGACAGGAATTACTTGATCATATAtcgaaaagaataaaagaGTTGTACGAAAAGACCGTTAATGACacaaaaaagagatcaCTAGCGGATCCACAAACCAATTCTGACCAATTGAATAAGAAATCGAAGGTGTaa
- the MFB1 gene encoding Mfb1p (similar to Saccharomyces cerevisiae MFB1 (YDR219C); ancestral locus Anc_8.430), whose protein sequence is MNSNRCANESPHGLTDLPLNVIFRILSFLDLKQLQSIAKCCRLLRVLANENFFLTNTLMNLHSRRDQWTRRLIFDVFDIFNGSRHVILRLTTAYNISLLESIRIVQKNYGLGYSKWRSSPGTSYSKSLSKDVLEGSGEIQTSNIESGDAASCNTTFMENRNCIIEREAMTYMEILQGFHRLCASSQDDIIESKRVNEETWDDSEHEISLEENLSVNDQDVDSDIGTPTQKDKKTFDTTSKQPRTLSPTSSDYSKSSSNSIFSELPPKLSTCGWHSSIYELEHVSDELNSGNSDENTSSSSESIVKLRNSNKVKDKAALFEKLISNDYAMSGNQKKLKKKKSYGVLTSAGHNNMLSSLSNTFSSSKRNISKGYLEELERCNLIIAGIPTSRNELEDMVMSNHTSRLNRNEVVPSRSNETELRLQSNMGDREIRESSRLKSRKLQRSKLNAFVTGDNKICYEKL, encoded by the coding sequence ATGAACAGCAATCGATGTGCGAATGAATCACCACACGGTTTAACAGATTTACCTTTGAATGTCATATTTCgaattttatcttttttggatcttAAACAGTTGCAGAGTATTGCTAAATGTTGCAGGTTATTGCGAGTATTGGCAAATGAGAACTTTTTCCTGACGAATACTTTAATGAACCTACATAGCAGACGGGATCAGTGGACAAGGCGACTAATATTCGACGTTTTCGATATTTTCAACGGAAGCAGACATGTTATTTTGAGGTTAACAACTGCATATAACATTTCACTTTTAGAATCTATACGAATAGTGCAGAAGAATTATGGATTAGGTTACTCAAAGTGGCGCAGCTCGCCTGGAACTAGCTATTCAAAATCGCTTTCTAAAGATGTACTGGAAGGTTCGGGTGAAATTCAAACTTCCAATATTGAATCGGGGGATGCTGCAAGTTGCAACACTACATTCATGGAAAACCGTAATTGCATCATTGAGCGAGAGGCAATGACGTACATGGAGATTTTACAGGGGTTTCATAGACTTTGTGCCTCTTCTCAGGATGATATAATAGAATCGAAAAGAGTCAATGAGGAGACATGGGATGATTCAGAACATGAGATATCactggaagaaaatttaTCAGTAAATGATCAAGATGTCGACAGTGATATCGGTACGCCGACacaaaaagataaaaaaacattcGACACTACTTCCAAACAGCCTAGGACTTTGTCCCCAACGTCATCCgattattcaaaatccTCGTCAAACTCAATATTCTCCGAACTGCCCCCGAAATTATCGACCTGTGGCTGGCATTCATCCATTTATGAGTTGGAACACGTCTCAGATGAGCTAAATAGTGGAAATTCCGATGAAAATacatcttcctcatcaGAGTCTATCGTTAAATTGAGGAATTCAAATAAAGTAAAGGATAAGGCCGCcttatttgaaaagctcaTATCAAACGATTATGCAATGTCAgggaatcaaaaaaagcttaaaaagaagaaatcataTGGTGTATTAACATCAGCCGGTCACAATAATATGCTATCCTCCTTATCTAACACTTTTTCGAGTTCTAAAAGAAACATCTCTAAAGGGTatcttgaagaattggaaagaTGCAATTTGATAATTGCCGGAATTCCAACTAGTCGAAATGAACTCGAGGACATGGTAATGTCAAATCATACCTCCCGACTAAATAGGAACGAGGTTGTGCCGTCGCGGAGTAACGAGACGGAATTGAGATTACAGTCAAATATGGGAGACAGGGAGATTAGAGAGAGCAGTAGACTAAAGAGCAGAAAACTGCAAAGAAGTAAACTCAACGCTTTTGTTACGGGGGACAACAAGATATGCTACGAAAAACTGTAG
- the GTB1 gene encoding Gtb1p (similar to Saccharomyces cerevisiae GTB1 (YDR221W); ancestral locus Anc_8.431) — MLYRTLCNSWLLITIAAVLAENSDLAADNSDLRIHGVPPEKQYLYQPIEGTGGKWACLNDPQKLIDISRINDGICDCTDGSDEPGTGSCGDKGPSFYCANEGFLPRYISQSMVNDGVCDCCDCSDELLSPVKPFSHKTDCITLSSSFDKLVQEELREYKDGLGALEKMQTKESIEDSKIVTENLFEEIAVLERDLQANELKLNSTKDKYKEQLKNNNPLYYEFQRLNEDYISHVINASFIKIIGMSEAYEELIQILNNLKDSYTKSLNDRVVNSNVKKYNFMKNQQLKKLSIDSKVEEDQRQELMNFFSEELPATFMEGKIDQPPTYLRGKMIFVDVLITGRTEYTSTVLDAIRKLSELLNDISENYNVNYQDAAVKKSVELYANWLGNHASLEEVQLPEKFTSQFTELKQFVEANSVHILTSGSLEKNSLDAKNIGNHLRFLLSKIKQFFKQDLRHQIETCEEINTQLREQLEEKKSKFASLRETRYGNRNAYIQRLISTGAIECIQGSLSGYLYEICLNQEVSQRELAPPHRAVTIGKFQHIQFDDEQTRKEKYMEHLRIKYPDQMDLMTELVSEKNNIPEYIFGNLHDMSNGLAIRFEDGSKCWNGPKRSATVFVACGSTVEIINVYETSRCNYGIEVKSPIGCNPHFNGFSETFSEPSSHPVVATD, encoded by the coding sequence ATGCTATATCGTACGTTATGTAATAGTTGGCTGCTGATAACGATCGCAGCTGTTCTGGCAGAGAACTCTGATTTGGCAGCAGATAACAGTGATCTAAGGATCCATGGCGTTCCTCCAGAAAAGCAATATCTTTACCAGCCAATTGAGGGAACTGGGGGCAAATGGGCGTGTTTGAATGACCCGCAGAAGTTGATCGATATATCTAGAATCAATGATGGCATATGTGATTGTACCGACGGGTCAGACGAGCCTGGGACCGGTTCATGTGGTGACAAGGGGCCAAGCTTTTATTGTGCCAATGAGGGGTTCCTACCCAGGTATATTTCTCAGAGCATGGTTAATGATGGGGTATGTGATTGCTGTGATTGCTCTGATGAGCTGTTATCGCCGGTGAAACCATTTTCACACAAAACTGACTGCATTACCTTGAGTAGCTCGTTTGATAAGCTGGTGCAGGAGGAATTGAGAGAGTATAAGGACGGACTGGGCgcattggaaaaaatgcaGACCAAAGAGAGCATAGaggattcaaaaattgtcaCCGAGAATCTGTTCGAGGAGATAGCGGTTTTAGAACGAGACCTACAGGCAAACGAACTAAAATTGAATAGTACCAAGGACAAGTACAAAGAGCAActcaaaaacaacaacCCTTTGTATTACGAGTTTCAAAGGTTGAACGAAGACTATATTTCGCATGTGATTAACGCATCGTTTATTAAAATCATTGGAATGAGCGAGGCATATGAAGAGCTGATTCAAATTctgaataatttgaaagattcgTATACCAAGTCTTTGAATGATAGAGTAGTCAATTCAAATGTTAAGAAATATAATTTCATGAAGAAtcagcaattgaaaaagttgagcattgattcaaaagttgaGGAAGATCAACGCCAAGagttgatgaatttttttagtGAAGAATTGCCTGCCACCTTCATGGAGGGGAAGATTGATCAACCACCAACGTATCTTCGCGGAAAAATGATCTTTGTCGACGTCCTGATTACGGGTAGAACGGAGTATACTAGCACTGTACTGGACGCAATCAGAAAGCTGTCTGAACTTCTGAACGATATTTCGGAGAATTACAATGTGAATTATCAAGATGCTGCTGTCAAAAAGTCTGTTGAGCTATACGCGAACTGGTTAGGTAATCACGCTTCTCTTGAAGAGGTTCAATTACCAGAGAAATTTACAAGCCAGTTCACCGAATTGAAGCAGTTTGTTGAAGCTAATTCGGTGCACATCTTAACATCAGGCTCCTTGGAAAAGAATTCTCTGGATGCGAAGAATATCGGCAATCACTTAAGATTTCTTTTGAGTAAAATTAAGCAATTCTTTAAGCAAGATTTAAGACATCAAATCGAAACTTGCGAGGAAATCAACACTCAATTAAGGGAACAGctcgaagaaaaaaaatcaaaatttgcGTCACTGAGAGAAACACGCTACGGTAATCGTAATGCATAcattcaaagattgataTCAACAGGTGCCATTGAGTGCATTCAAGGCTCTCTCTCAGGCTACCTGTACGAGATTTGTCTCAACCAGGAAGTCAGTCAACGTGAACTTGCACCGCCACACCGAGCTGTGACTATTGGTAAATTCCAACACATTCAGTTCGACGATGAGCAGACCCGTAAAGAAAAGTACATGGAGCATCTCAGAATCAAGTACCCCGATCAAATGGATTTGATGACAGAACTCGTTAGTGAGAAAAACAATATTCCGGAATATATCTTCGGTAACTTGCACGACATGAGCAATGGCTTAGCTATAAGATTTGAGGACGGCAGCAAGTGCTGGAATGGTCCAAAGCGCTCAGCGACCGTTTTCGTCGCCTGTGGCTCCACTGTCGAAATTATAAATGTCTATGAGACTAGTAGGTGCAATTACGGCATTGAGGTGAAATCGCCCATCGGCTGCAATCCTCATTTCAACGGATTCTCTGAAACTTTCTCAGAGCCCAGCAGCCACCCTGTTGTCGCCACAGATTAG
- a CDS encoding survival factor 1 family protein (similar to Saccharomyces cerevisiae YDR222W and YLR225C; ancestral locus Anc_8.432) — MLGKKDKIKFAPVQEVKSEKDYSIVNDIEQLEWYVKSKSKSAGRSHSFMKAVKKSVETNIETQTVYFTDLASGRCGFIQVLYSSVMGGIYKGFQLNFKIFRSRDVGKDEENIDIWESFKLGDIQEFEGLKFVSPELNFEFIPASHDDEVIATLKIDVNMPQNGSDKPSLKIDLMIDLYQGFTINPNGCNYYLEKGISKEELKQRKFQSKRVLRHLFVPRVKCHGSIEYKSKAGATVILDLIGVPGSYIDAVQGLPPNKAARAWNFLCYQDAKRSLICMEFTTTEEYNATTVTIWCSTNDHKIETVGSSINNVPVKFGATRKDDLNGWSYPTGINFPLDFSEDKLRLVNRYDIMGELPYIVKSLAENVAKIKPFIYQYCQDSNYKDGKGISIVESTFIS; from the coding sequence ATGCTTGGCAAGAAGGACAAGATAAAGTTTGCACCTGTGCAGGAGGTCAAATCTGAAAAGGACTATAGCATCGTTAATGACATCGAGCAGCTAGAATGGTACGTGAAGTCAAAAAGCAAGTCGGCGGGCAGAAGTCACAGTTTCATGAAAGCGGTGAAGAAATCGGTGGAGACGAATATTGAGACGCAGACAGTGTATTTCACGGATCTGGCAAGCGGCAGATGTGGCTTCATACAGGTCTTGTACTCGAGTGTCATGGGAGGGATCTATAAAGGCTTTCAGCTGAACTTCAAGATATTTCGCAGTCGTGACGTTGGCAAAGATGAGGAAAACATTGATATATGGGAAAGTTTCAAATTGGGCGATATTCAGGAGTTTGAGGGGCTTAAATTTGTGTCTCCAGAGTTgaactttgaatttatACCAGCTTCGCATGATGATGAAGTCATAGCTACACTGAAAATAGATGTTAATATGCCGCAAAATGGCTCCGACAAGCCaagcttgaaaattgaTCTAATGATTGATCTTTACCAAGGGTTCACGATTAATCCGAACGGATGCAATTATTACTTGGAAAAAGGCATCAGCAAGGAAGAGCTAAAACAAAGGAAATTTCAATCGAAACGAGTGTTAAGACATCTTTTTGTACCAAGAGTTAAATGCCACGGGTCTATTGAGTATAAGAGCAAGGCTGGAGCGACAGTCATTCTGGACTTGATAGGGGTACCCGGTTCATATATAGATGCCGTGCAGGGATTGCCGCCCAATAAAGCGGCTAGAGCATggaattttctttgttatCAAGATGCGAAGCGTTCACTCATTTGCATGGAATTTACTACTACTGAGGAGTATAATGCTACAACGGTTACGATATGGTGTTCAACGAATGATCacaaaattgaaactgTTGGGTCAAGTATAAATAATGTCCCCGTGAAATTTGGTGCTACAAGAAAGGATGATCTCAACGGTTGGTCATATCCGACAGGTATTAACTTTCCATTGGATTTTAGCGAAGATAAATTACGATTGGTCAACAGATATGATATCATGGGAGAGCTACCGTACATTGTTAAATCATTGGCAGAAAATGTTGCAAAAATTAAACCATTCATTTATCAGTATTGTCAAGATTCGAATTACAAAGATGGCAAAGGTATATCAATTGTAGAGAGTACTTTTATTTCATGA
- the UCC1 gene encoding Ucc1p (similar to Saccharomyces cerevisiae YLR224W; ancestral locus Anc_8.433) has product MLSVTDLPVEILLEIVGECPTSKGVSRQFYRLNNELYREKTLGLLRSTTSLEDCNRFWECCEDDIRNYMKSLNFLRKDARKIVSTSLPFIEDSWQLIFNILNCTLNCMNISNLTRSLDSLDYHRPIFVGRSTFPYSSNDTKIPINGWFHIRSLEGTFRLATLVTEIRISPYDKYRTISMPTNIRDFIKEPGIYCFNMGNVPKFELSDAAVKPLLVPFEIRLVERAMTPPTYFEHSDLIFLGYDFVSYERNKPWIFFHIDEEYKDAIFNPLETSLSKSLVKFTKKFRNSDTNQKNISVKPNIEPYFDLDSRPTRYFNWKYPKDRSDFYREKMLPDWRAPHLQF; this is encoded by the coding sequence ATGCTTTCGGTAACTGATCTACCTGTTGAGATTTTGCTGGAAATTGTGGGCGAGTGCCCTACATCAAAGGGCGTGAGCAGGCAGTTCTATAGATTAAACAACGAGCTCTATCGAGAGAAAACACTAGGTTTACTTCGATCTACTACGTCGTTAGAAGATTGCAATCGGTTTTGGGAATGCTGTGAGGACGATATTCGGAACTACATGAAGAGTCTTAATTTCTTGCGTAAGGATGCGAGGAAAATAGTGTCCACCAGCCTTCCCTTTATTGAGGATTCATGGCAACtcatattcaatattttgaactGCACGTTAAATTGtatgaatatttcaaatcttaCAAGGAGTTTAGATTCTCTAGATTATCATAGACCAATATTTGTGGGTAGATCCACTTTTCCGTACAGCAGTAATGATACTAAGATTCCTATAAATGGGTGGTTCCACATTAGAAGCTTAGAAGGAACCTTTAGATTGGCCACATTGGTCACGGAGATCAGAATTTCTCCGTATGATAAGTACAGAACAATTAGCATGCCCACAAATATCAGAGATTTTATAAAAGAACCAGGAATCTACTGCTTTAATATGGGGAACGTACCTAAATTTGAACTATCGGATGCAGCTGTGAAACCTCTTTTGGTGCCTTTCGAAATAAGATTGGTGGAAAGGGCTATGACGCCACCAACTTATTTTGAACATTCagatttgatatttttagGTTATGACTTTGTTAGTTATGAGAGGAATAAACCgtggattttttttcatattgaCGAAGAATACAAGGATGCAATTTTCAATCCGTTGGAAACATCGTTATCTAAGTCGCTTGTTAAATTTACGAAAAAATTTCGTAATTCAGATACAAATCAGAAGAATATTTCTGTCAAGCCAAATATCGAACcttattttgatttggaCTCTAGACCAACAAGATATTTCAACTGGAAGTATCCAAAAGATAGATCAGATTTCTACAGAGAAAAAATGTTGCCTGATTGGAGGGCCCCTCAtttgcaattttga